The genomic DNA GTCAAGATGATACTCGAAGCAGCGGAGGAAAAGGAATTTATCAAGGACGGGTCGGAAAACTTCGTAAATCTGCTTGTAAGTGGCAGAAACAAGTCTGAAAACCTTGAAAAGGCCAAGAACGCGATTAAGAACTATCATGCCGAAACCGGTCTGCAATTTACATATACTGCAGAAACGGGAACAATGGAAAAATACAAAGCCTTCAAGGCCGAGGCCGCGGGTCTCGAAATAACCCCCGGAAAGCTGAATCTATTGAAGAAAGTCTACGGAGAAAATGAAGAAACGGAGAGAAACAGGAACGGCGACACAGAGCCCTTGGGAATCAAGCCCTTTGCGGATTTTGCCAAAGGCAATAAGGATTTGTCTGTGAAGGAAATAATGCAGACATTCAATAGGGGCAATGGAAACGGAACCCTTAAGGATAAAGGCAATGAAGAAGATGAAACCGGCGATGTCATAGATTCAAATGATGAAACCGGCAACGAAGAAAGCGGAAACCCCGGGAAAGGCAATAGTTCCGGGAAGGGAAACAAATAAGGAGGAAGATGAATCATGAGAAAATTGACAGCATTTGTATTGATATTCATG from Peptostreptococcaceae bacterium includes the following:
- a CDS encoding anti-sigma factor domain-containing protein, with protein sequence MKGIVMEVDGKDLVVMKKNGEFIKMKKESQSARVGQEISVRSEKAGRKGTARRLTALAASFLLFFGAGAGGYAYYAPKGYVDVDINPGIELDYNMFDKVIRVTGVNGDGEDVLETAGNLKNKGVGTAVKMILEAAEEKEFIKDGSENFVNLLVSGRNKSENLEKAKNAIKNYHAETGLQFTYTAETGTMEKYKAFKAEAAGLEITPGKLNLLKKVYGENEETERNRNGDTEPLGIKPFADFAKGNKDLSVKEIMQTFNRGNGNGTLKDKGNEEDETGDVIDSNDETGNEESGNPGKGNSSGKGNK